The following are from one region of the Betta splendens chromosome 15, fBetSpl5.4, whole genome shotgun sequence genome:
- the LOC114870587 gene encoding calpain-2 catalytic subunit-like isoform X2, with product MTSRADRVARQQDLDQGIGTNQNATKYSQQDFDALQQQCVKSKRLFEDDCFPAEAKSLGYNELGPYSSKTRGVVWKRPTELCSNPKFISDGATRTDIRQGVLGDCWLLAAIASLTLDQQFLDRVVPPGQNFSQNYAGIFHFQIWQYGEWVDVVVDDRLPTKDGKLLFVHSAEGSEFWSALLEKAYAKLYGSYEALAGGSTTEGFEDFTGGIAETYSLSQAPPNLFQLMQRALKLGSLMGCSIDDTSTYDMETLRAVKLVKAHGYSVTGAEEVHCQGKGVQLVRIRNPWGEVEWTGPWSDGSIEWNNISKDEKERLNNVSEDGEFWMSYSDFIKNFSRVEICNLTPDTLTSEDVHRWNYYQFEGMWRTGSTAGGCRNHAATFPFNPQFVLRLEDLDDHPLDGKPGCTFLVGLMQKSRQQRRLNREFEPIGYAIYQVPDGYKGSSSVRLGPDVLLGQDPVAMSSFMKEREVCERFKLPPGEYVIIPSTFLPHKNGSFTLRMFSEKHAPASPLEAEIGAKMVVEETFEKNVDPYFKQLFKQIAGSDNEVSAHQLLEILNKVVSKWTDVKTHGFGLETCRLIVSLLDRDDNNTLGPLEVQVLWTKLQKYLEIFKNRDTDHSGTMSSHEMRDAVTEAGFQINSAVVEAIVSRYADAQYAIDFDSFVGCLIKLEMLFKMFKSLDKNNSGKIELDLQQWLCLAIY from the exons ATGACATCCAGGGCAGACAGAGTAGCTCGTCAGCAGGACCTGGACCAAGGCATCGGTACCAACCAGAACGCAACCAAGTACTCTCAGCAGGACTTTGACGCTCTGCAACAGCAGTGTGTGAAGAGCAAACGGCTGTTTGAAGACGACTGCTTTCCAGCAGAAGCCAAGTCACTGGGCTACAATGAGCTGGGACCGTACTCATCCAAGACCAGGGGAGTAGTTTGGAAAAGGCCAACG GAGCTGTGTTCTAACCCAAAGTTCATTTCTGATGGAGCCACGAGGACCGATATTCGCCAAGGAGTTCTGG GTGACTGCTGGCTCCTGGCTGCCATAGCTTCCCTGACTCTAGACCAGCAGTTCCTGGATCGTGTGGTTCCACCTGGACAGAATTTCTCTCAAAACTATGCTGGAATATTTCACTTCCAG ATATGGCAGTACGGTGAGTGGGTGGACGTTGTGGTTGATGACCGTTTACCCACCAAGGAtgggaagctgctgtttgtccactCAGCCGAGGGCTCAGAGTTTTGGAGCGCACTGCTGGAGAAGGCCTACGCTAA ACTGTACGGCTCCTATGAAGCCCTTGCAGGTGGAAGCACCACTGAGGGCTTTGAAGATTTCACAGGGGGAATTGCAGAAACATACTCCCTGAGCCAGGCACCGCCAAACCTCTTCCAGCTCATGCAGAGGGCCCTGAAACTGGGCTCGCTGATGGGCTGCTCTATTGAT GATACTAGTACCTATGATATGGAGACACTTAGAGCTGTCAAACTTGTAAAAGCACATGGGTATTCAGTCACCGGAGCCGAAGAG gtgCATTGCCAAGGCAAGGGGGTTCAGCTAGTTCGCATCAGAAACCCGTGGGGTGAGGTAGAGTGGACGGGTCCCTGGAGCGATGG ATCCATTGAATGGAACAACATCAGCAAAGATGAGAAAGAAAGGTTGAATAATGTGTCTGAAGATGGAGAATTTTG GATGTCCTACTCAGACTTCATCAAGAACTTCTCCAGGGTGGAGATCTGTAACCTGACGCCAGACACTCTGACCAGTGAGGATGTTCACCGCTGGAACTATTACCAGTTTGAAGGCATGTGGAGGACCGGCTCCACTGCCGGGGGCTGCCGCAATCACGCAg CCACATTCCCATTCAACCCCCAGTTCGTGCTGCGCCTGGAGGATTTAGATGATCATCCGCTGGATGGGAAACCAGGATGCACCTTTTTGGTGGGGCTGATGCAAAAGTCACGtcagcagaggaggctgaacCGAGAGTTTGAACCCATTGGCTACGCCATCTATCAG GTCCCAGATGGG tacaaaggcagcagcagtgtgcGTCTAGGTCCAGACGTCCTGCTGGGGCAGGACCCTGTTGCCATGTCCAGCTTTATGAAGGAACGTGAAGTGTGCGAACGCTTCAAACTCCCTCCAGGAGAATACGTCATCATTCCCTCCACTTTCCTTCCTCACAAAAACGGCTCTTTTACTCTCAGGATGTTTTCTGAAAAGCATGCTCCAGCCAG tcCCCTGGAGGCGGAGATCGGTGCTAAGATGGTGGTG GAGGAGACCTTCGAGAAGAATGTGGATCCTTATTTCAAGCAGCTCTTCAAGCAGATTGCTGGTTCT GACAATGAAGTGTCTGCCCATCAATTGCTTGAGATTTTGAACAAGGTCGTCTCAAAAT GGACTGATGTCAAGACACATGGCTTCGGCCTGGAGACATGTCGCCTCATTGTCAGTCTGCTGGAT AGAGATGACAATAACACACTGGGACCACTGGAGGTTCAAGTGCTTTGGACAAAATTGCAGAAATACCTG GAGATCTTCAAGAACCGTGACACAGACCACTCTGGCACCATGAGCTCACACGAGATGAGAGACGCTGTCACTGAAGCAG GTTTCCAGATCAACAGTGCCGTGGTGGAGGCGATCGTCAGTCGTTACGCTGACGCTCAGTACGCCATAGACTTTGACAGCTTTGTGGGTTGCCTCATCAAACTGGAGATGCTCTTCA AAATGTTCAAGTCTCTGGATAAAAACAACTCAGGCAAGATTGAGCTGGACTTACAGCAG TGGTTGTGTCTGGCCATCTACTAA
- the LOC114870587 gene encoding calpain-2 catalytic subunit-like isoform X1 — MTSRADRVARQQDLDQGIGTNQNATKYSQQDFDALQQQCVKSKRLFEDDCFPAEAKSLGYNELGPYSSKTRGVVWKRPTELCSNPKFISDGATRTDIRQGVLGDCWLLAAIASLTLDQQFLDRVVPPGQNFSQNYAGIFHFQIWQYGEWVDVVVDDRLPTKDGKLLFVHSAEGSEFWSALLEKAYAKLYGSYEALAGGSTTEGFEDFTGGIAETYSLSQAPPNLFQLMQRALKLGSLMGCSIDVSLVFILICIVVCKQINTHLTCLFFVFKDTSTYDMETLRAVKLVKAHGYSVTGAEEVHCQGKGVQLVRIRNPWGEVEWTGPWSDGSIEWNNISKDEKERLNNVSEDGEFWMSYSDFIKNFSRVEICNLTPDTLTSEDVHRWNYYQFEGMWRTGSTAGGCRNHAATFPFNPQFVLRLEDLDDHPLDGKPGCTFLVGLMQKSRQQRRLNREFEPIGYAIYQVPDGYKGSSSVRLGPDVLLGQDPVAMSSFMKEREVCERFKLPPGEYVIIPSTFLPHKNGSFTLRMFSEKHAPASPLEAEIGAKMVVEETFEKNVDPYFKQLFKQIAGSDNEVSAHQLLEILNKVVSKWTDVKTHGFGLETCRLIVSLLDRDDNNTLGPLEVQVLWTKLQKYLEIFKNRDTDHSGTMSSHEMRDAVTEAGFQINSAVVEAIVSRYADAQYAIDFDSFVGCLIKLEMLFKMFKSLDKNNSGKIELDLQQWLCLAIY; from the exons ATGACATCCAGGGCAGACAGAGTAGCTCGTCAGCAGGACCTGGACCAAGGCATCGGTACCAACCAGAACGCAACCAAGTACTCTCAGCAGGACTTTGACGCTCTGCAACAGCAGTGTGTGAAGAGCAAACGGCTGTTTGAAGACGACTGCTTTCCAGCAGAAGCCAAGTCACTGGGCTACAATGAGCTGGGACCGTACTCATCCAAGACCAGGGGAGTAGTTTGGAAAAGGCCAACG GAGCTGTGTTCTAACCCAAAGTTCATTTCTGATGGAGCCACGAGGACCGATATTCGCCAAGGAGTTCTGG GTGACTGCTGGCTCCTGGCTGCCATAGCTTCCCTGACTCTAGACCAGCAGTTCCTGGATCGTGTGGTTCCACCTGGACAGAATTTCTCTCAAAACTATGCTGGAATATTTCACTTCCAG ATATGGCAGTACGGTGAGTGGGTGGACGTTGTGGTTGATGACCGTTTACCCACCAAGGAtgggaagctgctgtttgtccactCAGCCGAGGGCTCAGAGTTTTGGAGCGCACTGCTGGAGAAGGCCTACGCTAA ACTGTACGGCTCCTATGAAGCCCTTGCAGGTGGAAGCACCACTGAGGGCTTTGAAGATTTCACAGGGGGAATTGCAGAAACATACTCCCTGAGCCAGGCACCGCCAAACCTCTTCCAGCTCATGCAGAGGGCCCTGAAACTGGGCTCGCTGATGGGCTGCTCTATTGATGTAAGTCTAGTTTTCATACTGATTTGCATAGTCGtttgcaaacaaataaatactcatctgacatgtttgttcttcGTCTTCAAGGATACTAGTACCTATGATATGGAGACACTTAGAGCTGTCAAACTTGTAAAAGCACATGGGTATTCAGTCACCGGAGCCGAAGAG gtgCATTGCCAAGGCAAGGGGGTTCAGCTAGTTCGCATCAGAAACCCGTGGGGTGAGGTAGAGTGGACGGGTCCCTGGAGCGATGG ATCCATTGAATGGAACAACATCAGCAAAGATGAGAAAGAAAGGTTGAATAATGTGTCTGAAGATGGAGAATTTTG GATGTCCTACTCAGACTTCATCAAGAACTTCTCCAGGGTGGAGATCTGTAACCTGACGCCAGACACTCTGACCAGTGAGGATGTTCACCGCTGGAACTATTACCAGTTTGAAGGCATGTGGAGGACCGGCTCCACTGCCGGGGGCTGCCGCAATCACGCAg CCACATTCCCATTCAACCCCCAGTTCGTGCTGCGCCTGGAGGATTTAGATGATCATCCGCTGGATGGGAAACCAGGATGCACCTTTTTGGTGGGGCTGATGCAAAAGTCACGtcagcagaggaggctgaacCGAGAGTTTGAACCCATTGGCTACGCCATCTATCAG GTCCCAGATGGG tacaaaggcagcagcagtgtgcGTCTAGGTCCAGACGTCCTGCTGGGGCAGGACCCTGTTGCCATGTCCAGCTTTATGAAGGAACGTGAAGTGTGCGAACGCTTCAAACTCCCTCCAGGAGAATACGTCATCATTCCCTCCACTTTCCTTCCTCACAAAAACGGCTCTTTTACTCTCAGGATGTTTTCTGAAAAGCATGCTCCAGCCAG tcCCCTGGAGGCGGAGATCGGTGCTAAGATGGTGGTG GAGGAGACCTTCGAGAAGAATGTGGATCCTTATTTCAAGCAGCTCTTCAAGCAGATTGCTGGTTCT GACAATGAAGTGTCTGCCCATCAATTGCTTGAGATTTTGAACAAGGTCGTCTCAAAAT GGACTGATGTCAAGACACATGGCTTCGGCCTGGAGACATGTCGCCTCATTGTCAGTCTGCTGGAT AGAGATGACAATAACACACTGGGACCACTGGAGGTTCAAGTGCTTTGGACAAAATTGCAGAAATACCTG GAGATCTTCAAGAACCGTGACACAGACCACTCTGGCACCATGAGCTCACACGAGATGAGAGACGCTGTCACTGAAGCAG GTTTCCAGATCAACAGTGCCGTGGTGGAGGCGATCGTCAGTCGTTACGCTGACGCTCAGTACGCCATAGACTTTGACAGCTTTGTGGGTTGCCTCATCAAACTGGAGATGCTCTTCA AAATGTTCAAGTCTCTGGATAAAAACAACTCAGGCAAGATTGAGCTGGACTTACAGCAG TGGTTGTGTCTGGCCATCTACTAA
- the LOC114870587 gene encoding calpain-2 catalytic subunit-like isoform X3: MEPRGPIFAKEFWIWQYGEWVDVVVDDRLPTKDGKLLFVHSAEGSEFWSALLEKAYAKLYGSYEALAGGSTTEGFEDFTGGIAETYSLSQAPPNLFQLMQRALKLGSLMGCSIDDTSTYDMETLRAVKLVKAHGYSVTGAEEVHCQGKGVQLVRIRNPWGEVEWTGPWSDGSIEWNNISKDEKERLNNVSEDGEFWMSYSDFIKNFSRVEICNLTPDTLTSEDVHRWNYYQFEGMWRTGSTAGGCRNHAATFPFNPQFVLRLEDLDDHPLDGKPGCTFLVGLMQKSRQQRRLNREFEPIGYAIYQVPDGYKGSSSVRLGPDVLLGQDPVAMSSFMKEREVCERFKLPPGEYVIIPSTFLPHKNGSFTLRMFSEKHAPASPLEAEIGAKMVVEETFEKNVDPYFKQLFKQIAGSDNEVSAHQLLEILNKVVSKWTDVKTHGFGLETCRLIVSLLDRDDNNTLGPLEVQVLWTKLQKYLEIFKNRDTDHSGTMSSHEMRDAVTEAGFQINSAVVEAIVSRYADAQYAIDFDSFVGCLIKLEMLFKMFKSLDKNNSGKIELDLQQWLCLAIY, encoded by the exons ATGGAGCCACGAGGACCGATATTCGCCAAGGAGTTCTGG ATATGGCAGTACGGTGAGTGGGTGGACGTTGTGGTTGATGACCGTTTACCCACCAAGGAtgggaagctgctgtttgtccactCAGCCGAGGGCTCAGAGTTTTGGAGCGCACTGCTGGAGAAGGCCTACGCTAA ACTGTACGGCTCCTATGAAGCCCTTGCAGGTGGAAGCACCACTGAGGGCTTTGAAGATTTCACAGGGGGAATTGCAGAAACATACTCCCTGAGCCAGGCACCGCCAAACCTCTTCCAGCTCATGCAGAGGGCCCTGAAACTGGGCTCGCTGATGGGCTGCTCTATTGAT GATACTAGTACCTATGATATGGAGACACTTAGAGCTGTCAAACTTGTAAAAGCACATGGGTATTCAGTCACCGGAGCCGAAGAG gtgCATTGCCAAGGCAAGGGGGTTCAGCTAGTTCGCATCAGAAACCCGTGGGGTGAGGTAGAGTGGACGGGTCCCTGGAGCGATGG ATCCATTGAATGGAACAACATCAGCAAAGATGAGAAAGAAAGGTTGAATAATGTGTCTGAAGATGGAGAATTTTG GATGTCCTACTCAGACTTCATCAAGAACTTCTCCAGGGTGGAGATCTGTAACCTGACGCCAGACACTCTGACCAGTGAGGATGTTCACCGCTGGAACTATTACCAGTTTGAAGGCATGTGGAGGACCGGCTCCACTGCCGGGGGCTGCCGCAATCACGCAg CCACATTCCCATTCAACCCCCAGTTCGTGCTGCGCCTGGAGGATTTAGATGATCATCCGCTGGATGGGAAACCAGGATGCACCTTTTTGGTGGGGCTGATGCAAAAGTCACGtcagcagaggaggctgaacCGAGAGTTTGAACCCATTGGCTACGCCATCTATCAG GTCCCAGATGGG tacaaaggcagcagcagtgtgcGTCTAGGTCCAGACGTCCTGCTGGGGCAGGACCCTGTTGCCATGTCCAGCTTTATGAAGGAACGTGAAGTGTGCGAACGCTTCAAACTCCCTCCAGGAGAATACGTCATCATTCCCTCCACTTTCCTTCCTCACAAAAACGGCTCTTTTACTCTCAGGATGTTTTCTGAAAAGCATGCTCCAGCCAG tcCCCTGGAGGCGGAGATCGGTGCTAAGATGGTGGTG GAGGAGACCTTCGAGAAGAATGTGGATCCTTATTTCAAGCAGCTCTTCAAGCAGATTGCTGGTTCT GACAATGAAGTGTCTGCCCATCAATTGCTTGAGATTTTGAACAAGGTCGTCTCAAAAT GGACTGATGTCAAGACACATGGCTTCGGCCTGGAGACATGTCGCCTCATTGTCAGTCTGCTGGAT AGAGATGACAATAACACACTGGGACCACTGGAGGTTCAAGTGCTTTGGACAAAATTGCAGAAATACCTG GAGATCTTCAAGAACCGTGACACAGACCACTCTGGCACCATGAGCTCACACGAGATGAGAGACGCTGTCACTGAAGCAG GTTTCCAGATCAACAGTGCCGTGGTGGAGGCGATCGTCAGTCGTTACGCTGACGCTCAGTACGCCATAGACTTTGACAGCTTTGTGGGTTGCCTCATCAAACTGGAGATGCTCTTCA AAATGTTCAAGTCTCTGGATAAAAACAACTCAGGCAAGATTGAGCTGGACTTACAGCAG TGGTTGTGTCTGGCCATCTACTAA
- the cfl1l gene encoding non-muscle cofilin 1-like codes for MASGVKVCDEVKDIFNEMKVVKADSDPKERIRFVQLEIADGYIKIAKIHREKCLEGQDIYQFFLQLLKPKVCGYLLYDCHFNTSETGVKQELVFVMWAPEDAPIKKKMEYASSKDALKKTIGGTKHEMQINELADCNNRDQFAQMLGKNLTHLEGVPVRC; via the exons ATG GCATCTGGAGTGAAAGTTTGCGATGAGGTGAAGGACATCTTTAATGAAATGAAGGTAGTGAAAGCTGATTCGGACCCAAAAGAGAGAATACGGTTCGTGCAGCTGGAAATAGCCGACGGTTACATTAAAATTGCCAAGATCCACCGGGAAAAATGCCTGGAAGGTCAGGACATCTACCAGTTCTTCCTGCAACTGCTGAAACCTAAGGTGTGCGGCTACCTGCTGTATGACTGTCACTTCAACACCTCTGAAACCGGCGTAAAACAGGAGCTTGTCTTTGTCATGTG GGCTCCTGAAGATGCACCGATCAAAAAGAAGATGGAGTACGCCTCATCTAAAGACGCCTTGAAGAAAACCATAGGAG GTACGAAACACGAGATGCAGATCAATGAATTGGCGGACTGCAATAACAGGGACCAATTTGCACAAATGCTGGGGAAGAATTTAACCCACCTTGAGGGTGTGCCTGTGAGGTGTTAG